TTGGCTgggtaattatatattttttttaaggttattgTTTTCTGTGGGCCATTTTATCCATCTTCTGCGAAAAATGGAGGCTGCGTTGGAGTGCTTTGAAAGTATTTTGGGTGCTGGGTCACATCGCTATACATCATACAACAATACAATGTGCATAAAGACAAAggtaaaaaaatctgaagagCGAAAGCAAAAAGTATAAGTAGTTAGACATGAATGAGATGTATAACCGCATGCAGTATGGAACACTCTTATATCATAAAACTAGACCTATAATGACGAGACATTTCCAAACAATAACTGATAGAAAATAATTCACATTgtaatttaaggttaatgtgttacaaataaatccagtataatatttaataaggaGATAAGTCAGTAAATTCGAGTAAAATTGCAGGCTTAGATTATCTTATATTATGTCCTAATCACATAAGGTCCCCAGGTAATACTAATCCCGTGTGAATAGGACTTATGTGTATATaatctgtaataaattgcaggcTTTTGGGAATTTCtcagatttagatttttaatgtGAACTGCTTGTGGCTACactgctgttataaaaattttacataaGTATGTTTTTCTATTCCTTATTGTTTGATAATTTTGAAAATATTTGACATGGAGACTTGCTTTAGATCGTGTCTTGTCGCTGCAACCCATTAAATTTACTGCGAACTACAAAAACCTGCTTATATATTAACAATTCATAGGTTTGTAGGTATGCTAAGATTTTAGGGAGGAAAAAGTTGTATAAAATACTAAGACAGCTCAATGCTTTATTTAATGGTATCGAagatttacataattattttatcaAATCTGCAACAATTTGTAATTATTAAacgaacataaaaaaaagaaaaccataaTATCCACACTATCTCAATGTATTGCAACACCATTAATTACAATATTGATATTATATCATAATATTAccccattttatttaatgttctaAATGAATATAATCACTTTTACACTTCACAGTTCAAATGCACTGTTTCTTTGCTTgtactgcttttttccccttccatTACCTATGCAGTGGAAATCTCATTAAATTACATCTGGCTGTAAAGCTAAatgcagtactgtacattacagatGGAGCAGAAACGCCTCAACAATTCACCTGTTTTACAtcacaacaactttttttgcgGTGCAGGAGGCACGAGACATTTTAGCTTGATGCTGGAACATTAAACCCATGAGACATGCTGTTAAATGTCAACAAGATATAAAGGGCAGAAGTGATGCCAAGATTAAACTTTTTCGGGTTTATctttgagacacacacacactgcacactttCCAGGCCATGCCATGTCCAGATGTGGAAGATGGACTTCTCACATTTTACCCCATGCTGGGAAGAGCAACAAACATTTCACACAAAGCCTGTCCTGTTAGTCTCCTGCTTGTAAACTGTGACTTCACACTTGCACTGCAGCAGGATCCAGTAACCAGAGTTTTCTGTGCCAACCACAACAGAGTCTCGTCTGTCACCTGTTTAGAGATCTTAAACCTCTGTCTAGTTCTCCAAGTCATACCGAGCACACAAGGTGGTTCTTCATCATCAGAGATCTGCGATTATTGTGTAGGCGCTTAAACCTTAACAGTTCTCCTACAGAGCTGAAAAGCTGCACATGACAATCTGCtttaatctttattattattattcttcacAAAGAAAACTCCACTATAAATATCTTTCATCCTAAAGCACACTCTGTGCACTTTTCAACAAGCTTAACATGCAGCTCTCACAATTCTTCTTTACCTAAAGTGATAATTTTAGCCTTTCAGTTCTTTCACCTGATAAACTCACCTCAAACAGATCAGCTTCCAAAGCTTATATTTTCAAATTTCCAAATTCCTCTACTAGTGCCATCAGACTAATCATCTCAAAGATCACTGACCAGCCAAACCGAGTCCTTACTGTTGGCACAGTTGTCATGGGGCCGCATTACATCCATCAAGCTTGGGGCTGTCAGCAAAGGGCATTTTATGTTCCCCATTTGGCCATTCCTGTGGTCCTGGTTAGCTTTGGACATCCAATGACCAAGCTGGGAGTTTGTCCAACCAAGGGCTTCATCTTTCCAACCTAAACCTTTTGCTGTCCATTATGGAGATTCTTTTGGACATCTCTGTGGTCCTGGTGAGCTTGACATCCATAGTGTCCAGCCAAGGATTTACATCGTCTATTCCTGGGCTTCTTCTATTTAACCTTGGGTTTCCTAATTTCAGTCTGGAGTTTCCTCTTTTTATCCTGGAGCTGCTTTGGGCCGGTGACCTTCTTCTGGTGGCCTATTTCCAGCATAACACCTCTACCGTCCAGCCCGGGTCTACATCTGTCCAATATGGAGCTTCATCTCTCCATTCTGGAACTACGTCTGCCCAATTGGGGCCAACCAGATATCTGTCGAGCATTAGGGCTAAAAACTTGCctgctgtgtttctgtgttgATGGGGCAGTAATTGGCAGTTGATGGAGCAGTAATTGGGGCTGAGCTAGAGGGTAATACTGAGCACTGGGAGACATGCTCTCAAATCTGCCACCCAACcttttgcattattttctgTTTCTCATTATTTTCACcatattttcattacttttgctttctttttgctttctctctccccctctccctctctgtgtctctctttgttctctttgtaATGGATGAACTGTATGTGGTCGGCTCTCCACCTTTCACTCAGTCTATTTTTAGCCCCTCGTGTACCAGACTGAGGGAATGCATGAAGGCAGGGGAGCATATCTTGATATCCAGCAGGaaaacggtgtgtgtgtgtgtgtgcacaagaaTCTAACTCGAGAGCCTGGACATTATTCAGTATTACTGTTTGAATCATTTCAGACCCTAATAATTCACTGGTGTGAATTATTAAAACATCAGAGGCAGCCAAAGTGCTGCAGAAGTTCAGCGCCCACAGAGCAGCAGCCACATGGCTTATTCTTCCCAGCAGATTTGCATAGCAACTGTCAtatttagtaaatttattaTTCAGACTGCCATCGTATTTGCTCAAGAGCAGGTTGATGAATAGGACTAGGACTAGACAGAAATCCATGGCTGCTAAATGATAAAAGACTCCTGTGCTTTACTTACACTCCCATTAAAAGTGAATCTGCACTAATGTATGAATAATTCAGCTGCCTTTGATGTCCTCAGTCGAAAGATAATCATATCCGAGGACAGGTCTAAAATTAAATGAGGCGAATGAATGAAACAAAACGCAAAAAAATGGATCTTAAAGGGTTTGTTCCCCAGAGGGATCCTTTAAAGGCACTTGATTTTGGTTTTGAGTATGGAAAATATGCTTCAGTACACCAAGCAGCCTTAACCTTAAACCAAGTAACAAGTGAAGTGAACAACATTCATCATCTAACTACAGTGATATTTGTCGGGAGGTTgggtatattaggcagcaagagAAAAGTCAGCTGACACAGTTAATGTGTTAGAAGCAGGAGTAAGTGTAAGTGTACAAATTAGGCAAGAGCCAGGTTGTGATGTCCAGGCGACAGAGTGGTCAGGGGTCAGAGTGTCTGCACAACAGCAGGTCTTGTGAGATGTTCCCGGGAGGCATCAGGATCTACCGAAAGTCCTTCAAGGAGGGACACCCAGTGAACCGGTGACAAGGTCATGGGTGTCTCACTTATGAGCATGAGGAGTGAAGGCTCGTCTGTATGGTCTCATCACACGTAAGAGCTTTGGAAGAGCGTggtctggtctgatgaatcacatTTTCCTTTACATAATGTGGTTGTCCAGGTGTGTGCGTGTCGCTCATTTGAGGAAAGACGGCAACAGGATGCAGTAAGGGAAgaatgagagagacagtgtgataATGTGCcctgacacactgcacacattgtTCAAGAACGGTTTGGGGAGCATGATAAAGCCTTTACGAAGTTAAGCATCACTTAAACTTCCCAATTCACAACTTACGGAAGTTAAAGTATCCATTACTACTATGTTCAGTGGTCCTGACTCAGCGGGTCAGAGCTGACTTGGTAGCAAAAGAGGGACCTACATAACATTACTCAGGTGGTTGAAACAAACGGGTGTTACGTGGAGGAGTGTGTGCCGGTAACACCTGGCAGTATgaagaatgtacagtaaatatgtgCGTTATAGTTCCTACAAAGGTTCATGTTAaggaatattttacattttagtgtttttgcaTTCAATTAAGAGATGTATCTGCCAAATAAAGAGAATCATATGAGAAGATTCAAGTTTATGTTTCACTCTTGCTCAGAAAAGGGGATgcctcattttttttgtttttgcatctggTCACTGGCCGAAATAGAAAGTAGGAGGAGCTTTCTTGCTGCTGCAGCATACACTAGAAGGGAGGGAGAAAAGGAGCACAAATACATCAGTGCTATAGAGAGAACGAGGGAGGGCGGGagggaagcagagagagagaataagaggaAGGGAGGGAGGAAAGGAAGCGAGGCTGGCTGTGCTCTCTGCACCGCACCACTCTGTCCCTCATTACCATTCCAGACACTGCCTTCTCTGAGGAGAACCCTTCGCTCTGTTTGAAATGCCAATCACCGCTGGCTGTTCTTTCATCCTcgatcacacacacagaaagcgCGGGTGAGCGGGAGCCCCGCAGCCGCCGAGAGGATTTCCCGCTCTTCTCCGACCGACCAAAGTtactttgaaaaagaaaaattcacaCGGATAATGCTGTTTAGGATTGCAGGGTCTTGACTAGACTATTTTTCCGTGTGTGATCTCACCAGCAGACTAATCAGTGCCAAGGGGGCAGGTTGGCATCCTTTAATCAGAGTGGTAAGGACTTTACTTCctctttcctttttattatcCACATTTCCTCTGGCATCGGTCTGTATCGCTCCATCACAGCTGTGTGTCTCCTGAAACGGGCAAGAACCAGTCAGAGGAAGTTAAGGGTGAAGGGGGTGGACATTAATGCTTGTACTTTTTTGTGCTTACGAATCGGATCGTAACTGCTGGATATAGACTTTGTGCAAACCTGTGTATAAAAGGATTCCCGTAGACTGCGGAAAACAGAGCGAATCATGTTCATGCTGAGATGGCAGACATCAGGCACGGGCACGTCTATCCCGTCTGCCGGGGCCAGCAGCAATCTGGGCAGTATCTGCTGAGTTAAGCCCCCCACCCTGAGGAAAACTTCCTCCATCCTCCTGTGCCCATACACTTCTTTAACAAGATGAACACAACTGAGCTGAACCAGAGCGCTGTGACCTTCTGCCTGCTGGACATTAGCTACTCTCAGACCTTCAACACGTGCCTGCTGGAAGTCGTTGTCATCCTCTTTCTCACCGTGCTCATTATCGCCGGTAACTTGGTTGTCATCTTTGTGTTTCACTGCGCGCCTCTACTCAGCCACCATACCACCAGCTCTTTCATCCAGACAATGGCGTATGCTGACCTGCTGGTGGGAGTAAGCTGCCTCATCCCATCCCTGTCCTTGTTACACCACCTTAAAGGACTGGACGAGGAACTCACTTGCAAGGTGTTTGGTTACATGGTGTGTGTGCTGAAGAGTGTCTCCATGGCCTCGTTGGCTTGTGTTAGCGTGGACCGCTATGTGGCCATTACGCGGCCGCTGTCCTACGCGGCCTTGGTGACACCGTGCCGTCTCCGTGCCTGCATTGCACTCATTTGGGTCTACTCCTGTTTAATCTTCCTGCCATCTTTCTTTGGCTGGGGCAAGCCAGGGTATCACGGTGATGTCGTTGAGTGGTGCTCATCGTCCTGGGCCACCCAGCCACTCTTTACTGCCTTCATTGTAGCGGCGCTGTACGCACCCGCAGCCCTCACCGTGTGCTTCACGTACGCACACATTTTCCGGATATGCCGACAACACACCCGACAAATCAGCGAGCGGCGGGCGCGATTTTGCCCGCAGCAGACCGAGCCCGGAGAGCCACCCGGACCTGACAAGCGTTACGCCACCGTGCTATTTCGCATCACCAGCGTGTTCTACCTGCTGTGGCTACCGTACATCATCTACTTTCTGCTAGAGAGCGCTGGAATATACCGCCATCCCGCAGCCTCCTTTTTGACCACATGGCTCGCGATCAGCAACAGCTTCTGCAACTGCCTCATTTACAGCTTGTCGAACAGCACTTTCCGTAAAGGCCTCAAACGCCTTTGTTTAATCTGCATAAAACGCAGAGACACGAAAAAAACCCCAGGAGTGCCAACAGCTCCTCCTCGTCCAGCGTGTCATGTGTAGTGCCTAGTGTGGACCGGAGAGAGTGTTGCATATTGTGTGTCGCCGGCTTGTCTCGCTCAGTGGAAACAGGCTTGTGTTGGCATCTGGATGGCGTTCCCAGGTCTTGTCCCACAGTCTGGTTGTCTTCATGACAAATCCTTAAGGCAAAAGAGTCACCCGGCACCCTGATCATTCGTGTCCAAGGGGTAGTTAAGGCAGATGTTTTGTGGAGCATTAAATAGAAATTCTTTATGCAAAACATGACAAAGTCAGAGGATGAAGAAAACATGTCATGACACTGAAAgtgttatgattattattattattattggtatttatccatggaaaaaaaaaaaaattatttgtcaaGTCGTAGGATCTCTTAAATAAGCgccatttatataaatgtaataacatTCAACATCCATCTTAACCAGAGTGTGCTCCGGTTTGTTTTTGGGACAAGACAAACCTTAGACTAATCATGTGCCACATTTCCTTGTTCTTTTCCGTTATCTGGTTCTGTACCAACACACGTTTTTCAGATTGTACAACTTTTGCCTCTGGTCACAGGACAATTCTAAGAGTgaatcaacaaacaaacaaacgaacctTTCTGCCTGACCCCAGATTGCACAAAGATGCACTTTCTCATAGGAAGACATGGGACCTCATGGAATCATTCCTGCTctagttttgtgttttttatataaaaaaataaataaataaataaaaataataaataaataaataatcaaccaTAGGTGAAGCCATTCTCAGAAGATGAGCAGCTGATGGTCCTTACTTCTGCTGACTTGCCAGAATCGCATCCCTGGATTTGCAATGAGtcatttaatgtaatgtttctTTATACCATACAGCATTAGTGTAGCACAGCTGTCTTGGCATGTTTGGTTTACTTTCCAAAATGGAGAACTCTAACTATCTTTATTGTgttatttatcaaaaaaaaaaagaataaataaataatgcgtTGATTATGGATCATCACACCATAATATAACACAAGCCAGAGAGCTGTGTCTCACAGttatacagcaaaaaaaaaaattcaataattatAACTCTGTAAcaacagaacttttttttttggcaaaaatatACCTTGTTGAagaacacacaaatacaaagcaaagcaagcaaaaaaagaatcaagagattgatttaaaaaaaaatgtacatagaAAAAAGGCTACATGACTGTTTTAGCAAGTTTAGATTAGTATTTCCTCTTTATTATTAATCTGGCCCTTTCTGTACATAACTCGATTTATATACGTGAAGGTGCCAAGAAAAATGGAGGACACTGGAATCCGCCTCCTTGTCGTCTTGTCTCGTCTTGTCTCGTTGGTATATCCCTGCTGTGAGCGTGAAGTTGGTCTGTTGTCACACTGGTCAGAACTTCAGCGGTACTGTTTTATTGTAGATAGCTTTTGTCTTCTAGATGAccaaagtgaaatatttaacagatgtttcctttttttattctttaattattaaaaaaaaacacctaatgAATGAAAATACTATGTCTGAGAACATGTATGCAGTAGTTTTTCCTGTATCGTGGGTTGCGTGCGCTTGGAAAGAATCTATTTATTATACCATTGTCATTATACGAACGTGTGTGTCTtgatgttttatatacagtagaactgTGACAAAGATAACTCTAGTTTTCTCGAGTAGCAGTCAGTTTTGACCAGCagagatatgaaaaaaaaaatatttttttcaagacTTTACTGCATGTTCATTTAGATTCAATTACAGATTTACTTTTCTAACAATATTATAAACTATATGATATAACATTGAAGTTATCTTTGTACTTAAAGATCTCCGAGATGTCGATGTTGAGAGTGTTTTAAAGATTATAAACGTGGTTTTAGACTGTTTCTTAACTGCCATGTTAGGGCAGGGTGCTGTGCAATATGTCTGTTCTTTGGAGGTTCTGAAGTAAAATGGCAGAACCGCATATCGCATACAATAgacagagttaaaaaaaaaaagggctttcTTTATTTGTTCCACGTGTTCCAGTTGTGTGTTGAAACTACAGATTACAATCTGGTGGCTTCTAGCCATGTGCTTGGATGCATTTGGACTGTAGCTGTAGTGTTCGAGTGAAAGTGAAGCGAGTTGAGCGTAACGTCTTAACTCCAGAACCATCTTTATTATTAAGTGCACATGACTTTGTGTTTCGTGTCATTGTTTGTTAGTTACGCCGAGCAACCAAACTACGGCGCAAAGAGCTCGTtcagattttattcatttaattatttcagaCTTTAAAACCAGAGTCAAAACTGTACTTGgaatacactttttaaaaaaggactGATTTCAGGAAAAGGTTCAGGTggcttttgtattatttttgaaTTCTTATATTGTTCGTCATGTCATTTCTTGGAAAAACTTTCAATTATTAAAGTTGGTTGgaacataacattaaaactacagTCATATTACGATGCTTATACAATTCAAAGGTACCTTTATGTAATATctacaaaaatgaaaatgtaatgagtaaatagtaaaaataatttagaaaacaaAAGTTTAGAATTTAACAGCACCAGATTCAGGACTAAACTGTGACATTgaattaaaaatctaaaattttaattgttaaaaaaaaaaattaaattatacatattGTGATATCGATATTATCTTTTCAGGTTTTGAATTAAGTTGaattaaattaacagaaaatatCTTAAACAACCAAATTCACAAAATACTTCGTGTTAAAATTTTACGTTTAAAGTTTTTCATactcaaaataatttttcacatatttcacttaattttaaatttgttaaaattgtatttaaaccTTATACAAATTCCTTTaaaccttgattttttcctGAATTCAttggtaaatatttaaattctttatagAAAGAAATTTTAGCAGTATGAAAGTAAAGAAAGACAGATATAAGTTTTAAAGGAGTTGTTACTTCATAATAAGAGAACGATTGAAAATGtttgtgtgcatacagtatttcCACTGATCAAAATGTTTgctaatctgtttatttttattttaaaatgaacatcTCATTTATGATATGatctaaaaaaaggaaattttcaaGATTTAATAGATTACATCTTAAGTTATTAGTGAAACTAGGTATagactttaaataattatataaaaatataatatgaaCGTGGTTCAAAAGTGAGAAAATTAACGATTTTACACCAATTGTTTGTATTTCAGTTCTAAAACAAATAGCTCTTAACTTTTTGCAGTTGaggatttaatttgtttaaagcaaaaaagTGGAAGAGGATGAAGATGACGTAGAAATATGGTTGTGTTACTACAGACTCGAGATTTATCTGTAATGGTTAACTTTTATTGCGACAAGTTTTATAAGATTCTGTCAGGACAAGTAGCCGTTTTAAGATTTTGCTAAGTTTTGATGTTCTAACTAGCAAACTGGTTAAAATTCTAGCAGACGGACTTTTCATCTgaaactttaatttatttagaattttgcATGTCATGTCATGACCAAGCATTTGTACTATTTAATACACTGATGCACTGATACTAGTTTACCGTGCTGATGATAGTTATGATAATACATTTCTGCTATTTATAAATCAAAAGATTTGTATGTGAAAcagttaaattcttttttttaattttgtgatgtGTTCTTCCTGGATGATGATTGGCTCGCAGAATGAATTTTATCAAATCAAGGTTATAAGTAAGttacataagaaaaataagttttatatAGGTTATCTTAAACAAAATGCCAAATTGAAGCATCGTTGTTAtctgtacgtttttttttttttttttttttttgctgtccttccaagttttatatattttttatttcattttaaatttcattcatttttttcccttgatgGACAAGGCAGTGGATGTTAGACTATCCAGTGTCGAGACGTCTGCTCCGGAGGAATTTAGGCAAAAGTTTTCAGCAttgatgtcatttttttattttttacgttTTGATGCCAGCGTTCTTGAGTtcccattttgttttttgttctctctctaatgccaaagattttttttctttcctgtggGAAAACCACTCTGTTCTCGCAATCAAAGTCAAGGGCTAGTCGTCTCCAGGGAGGCTCCCGCTCTCCCATGCTGCCGTGCCGTATTAGGACGTGGGACTTCGCTTAGGCTCGGTctggagctgtgtgtgtgtgtgtgtgtttcccctgcaataaaaacacacattctTTATCTTTACATCTGATGTGAAGTGCTTAGAGTACCATCCGATCAGTCCTTTCCTAAAAGTGTATTCCTCCTgtagtcccccccccccccatacaaAAAATTAcgttataacacacacacactcacagtgtGTAGTCGGGTGTGTGTTAGCTGCTCTACTGtaccttttgtttttattttgtaatgatgtcatgtatgtatgttttagcATAATTGTTGATGAGATTTATACTCTGGTATATCTGCACTGAGGAAATAAATGTGATCCTGAcacctgtgttgtgttgtgttttgtgtgtgtgtgtgttttgtgtgtgtgttatccaTGACGCAGTGTCGTTATTTAACTGGTTTTGTGATCTGCAGTGTCATGGCGTGTTTAATGGCGGTAAAGTGCTGAGTGTAAAAAGGCACTGAGGCTCGCTGGCGTCCCGGAACATTCTCACTCCATTAACTGTGTGTCGTCTCCTCCAGCTCTCCTCCAAACACTGATTGATTGCACAAGAGAGGTGGAAGAATcatcccactctctctctctctctctctctctctctctctctctcctcttcacTCACTCAGACAGTTGGAGTTGTTGAGGGAATACCAAATCTCCTctcgtctgtctctctctctctctcctcatttTTAACTCCatccttctttctctttcttatgTTCTCTCCTCCTTTCCTCTctgctctcttttctctctctcttctcttacATTCTGTTCTTTCTTCTCTATATCTGCCATTTCTCAGTCTTTCTTCTCCTCCCCTCACACCTGTCTCTTGCTCATTTTTCTCtactttcttttcacttttcttatCTACCTCTCATTTAGTTCTTTCTTCTTTACCTTCTTCCTTTCCCTATTTCCCTAAATTTAcctctttttctctcaccaTTCTCTTATTTGTTCTCTTACATTAgtcttattttctttattcctcTTCTTTTCTATTGCTTAATCTACTTtacttttactctctctctctctctctctctctttctcgatctttcatcagtccagtcccaggTTTTAT
The sequence above is drawn from the Clarias gariepinus isolate MV-2021 ecotype Netherlands chromosome 17, CGAR_prim_01v2, whole genome shotgun sequence genome and encodes:
- the LOC128545639 gene encoding probable G-protein coupled receptor 21 — its product is MNTTELNQSAVTFCLLDISYSQTFNTCLLEVVVILFLTVLIIAGNLVVIFVFHCAPLLSHHTTSSFIQTMAYADLLVGVSCLIPSLSLLHHLKGLDEELTCKVFGYMVCVLKSVSMASLACVSVDRYVAITRPLSYAALVTPCRLRACIALIWVYSCLIFLPSFFGWGKPGYHGDVVEWCSSSWATQPLFTAFIVAALYAPAALTVCFTYAHIFRICRQHTRQISERRARFCPQQTEPGEPPGPDKRYATVLFRITSVFYLLWLPYIIYFLLESAGIYRHPAASFLTTWLAISNSFCNCLIYSLSNSTFRKGLKRLCLICIKRRDTKKTPGVPTAPPRPACHV